Proteins encoded in a region of the Kryptolebias marmoratus isolate JLee-2015 linkage group LG14, ASM164957v2, whole genome shotgun sequence genome:
- the ptcd2 gene encoding pentatricopeptide repeat-containing protein 2, mitochondrial: MALLGRFAGKCCRSLLSDFSKGGFCGVSQPGWLQCCIEAKRHLLSENVIRLQEFQQKKLAVAHKITGSEGNFLELFKQKMQRNELILRDELKLLLHLCERPEDMEIAREAVFRYNKENRFLMHGDFRFGPVFMRLCYELEQEELAAATITDKDMKGFFIEPTSFNIAIDMLFIKGSYKRAMDILRTMKDQGLSFNKDTVMLATAVCYKLNTADSYKTCTDLIEEQQTKGQMIPRRACCFAVALALRQNDTEKARSLYLQILNMHGKLSLNLKVVILTMAGDVSGAISLILAARLPKNSFFVKKMEFSQEVVDLLLLRTNGSQLQKEVEEIVSQLEEDGQVTEQTLDNMLCSTPGWKRKPFLMENRKKISQRTLRPQQLFSE; this comes from the exons ATGGCGCTGCTGGGGAGATTCGCTGGTAAATGTTGTCGGTCGTTACTGTCTGACTTCTCTAAAGGAGGGTTCTGTGGCGTTTCACAGCCGGGCTGGCTTCAATGCTGCATTGAGG CTAAGAGGCATTTGTTGTCAGAAAATGTCATCAGACTACAAGAATTCCAGCAAAAAAAGCTGGCTGTGGCACACAAGATTACTGGATCAGAGG GAAACTTTCTCGAGCTGTTCAAACAGAAGATGCAAAGAAATGAGTTGATCCTGCGAGATGAGCTGAAGCTTCTCCTTCACCTGTGCGAAAGGCCGGAGGACATGGAGATCGCCAGGGAAGCTGTCTTCAG GTACAACAAGGAGAACCGTTTCTTGATGCATGGAGACTTCAGGTTTGGCCCTGTCTTTATGAGACTTTGCTATgagctggagcaggaggagctggcTGCAGCAACAATAACAGACAAG GATATGAAAGGATTTTTCATTGAGCCCACCTCTTTTAACATCGCCATTGatatgttatttattaaaggCTCGTATAAAA GAGCTATGGATATACTAAGAACCATGAAGGACCAAGGTTTATCATTCAACAAAGACACAGTGATGCTGGCGACTGCTGTCTGCTATAAGCTG aaCACTGCAGACTCCTACAAGACTTGCACGGATCTCATAGAAGAACAACAAACCAAAGGACAAATGATCCCCCGACGTGCGTGCTGCTTTGCTGTTGCGTTGGCGCTGAGGCAG aaTGACACAGAAAAGGCGCGGTCACTGTATTTACAAATTTTGAACATGCACGGCAAATTAAGCCTTAATTTAAAG GTTGTGATCCTGACAATGGCAGGAGACGTCTCAGGGGCTATTTCATTAATACTAGCTGCCAGGTTGCCAAAAAACTCCTTTTTTGTGAAGAAGATGGAGTTTTCTCAAGAAGTG GTGGATTTGCTCCTTTTACGGACTAACGGCAGCCAACTCCAGAAGGAAGTGGAAGAGATTGTGTCTCAGCTCGAAGAGGACGGTCAGGTGACTGAGCAGACCCTCGACAACATGCTGTGCAGTACTCCAGGATGGAAGAGAAAACCATTTCTGATGGAGAATAGGAAGAAGATCAGCCAAAGGACTCTGAGGCCTCAGCAGTTGTTTTCAGAATGA
- the cacfd1 gene encoding calcium channel flower homolog, translating to MSTEETAAANKPAPEDDGMTWWYRWLCKIAGVLGGISCAVSGVWNCVTVNPLNIAAGVWMVLNAFVLFLCEVPFCCQFVEFANAVAARADKLKPWQKAFFYCGMALFPVFLSFSFTTLFGNAIAFATGVLYGLASLGKKGDAVTYARLQHQKQGDEERAAGTANGAPE from the exons atgAGCACCGAAGAGACCGCAGCGGCCAACAAACCTGCTCCTGAGGATGATGGCATGACCTGGTGGTACAGATGGCTCTGCAAAATAGCTGGCGTTTTGGGAGGAATAT CGTGTGCTGTCTCAGGAGTGTGGAACTGTGTCACTGTGAACCCTTTAAACATTGCTGCCGGAGTGTGGATGGT GCTGAATGCCTTCGTGCTCTTCCTTTGCGAGGTCCCGTTCTGCTGCCAGTTCGTGGAGTTCGCTAATGCAGTCGCGGCCCGGGCGGACAAGCTCAAGCCCTGGCAGAAAGCCTTCTTCTACTGCGG aatggCACTGTTTCCTGTGTTCTTGAGTTTCTCCTTTACCACCTTGTTTGGAAACGCCATCGCCTTTGCCACAGGAGTCCTGTACGGCCTTGCATCCTTAGGCAAAAA GGGAGACGCCGTAACTTACGCCCGACTGCAGCACCAGAAACAGGGCGACGAAGAGAGGGCGGCAGGAACGGCGAATGGAGCTCCAGAGTGA